From the Ilumatobacteraceae bacterium genome, the window GTCGTCGGGCTGGAGTTCCCAGCGAACGATGTCGTCGGCCAGATCGAACTCGAGCACCTGATCGAGCCACTCGCGGTGCTTCGGGTGGTCGATCGGCACGAGCACCTCGACGCGACGGTCGAGGTTGCGCGGCATCAGGTCGGCCGAACCGATGAGGTACATCGGTTCGTCATCGGCACCGCCGTGTTCGAACCGGTAGATACGACTGTGTTCGAGATACCGGCCGAGGATGCTCCGGACACGGATGTTCTCGGACAGACCGGGTACACCCGCCCGCATCGTGCAGATCCCGCGCACGATGCCGTCGATGCGCACGCCGGCGTCGCTCGCTTCGTAGAGGGTGTCGATCACCGCGATGTCGGCGACCGAGTTGCACTTGAGCGTGATGCGGCCCTCGGCGCCGAACGACGCCTCGTGCTCGATCAGGTCGATGAGCTGGCGTTTGAGATCGCGGGGCGCCACCAGCAGGGTGCGGTACTCCTCGCTGCGGCTGTAGCCGGTGAGGTGGTTGAACAGCTGCGTCGCGTCGGCGCCGATCTCGTTGTCGCAGGTCAGGAAGCCGAGATCTTCGTAGAGACGGGCCGTCTTGGAGTTGTAGTTGCCGGTGCCGATGTGACAGTAGCGACGCAGCTGATCGCCGTCGTCACGGACCACCAGGATCACCTTCGAGTGGGTCTTCAATCCGACCATGCCGTAGACGACGTGCACACCGGCGCGTTCGAGCTGCTTGGCCCACTGGACGTTGTTGGCCTCGTCGAAGCGCGCCTTGAGTTCGACCAGCACGGCGACCTGCTTGCCGCGCTCGGCAGCACGGATCAGGCTCTTGATCATGTTGCTGTCGCCGCCGGCGCGGTACAGGGTCATCTTGATCGACTGCACCCGCGGGTCCTCGGCCGCCTGCTCGAGGAACGCCTCGACGCTGCTGGAGAAGCTCTCGTACGGATGGTGCACCAGCACGGCACGGTCGCGCATCACCGAGAAGATCGGCCGATCGGTGCCCTCGGCGAGGAACAGTCGACCGGCGGTGACCGGCGGCCACGCACGATCTTTGAGCTCGGGCCGATCGAGGGAGTGCAGCTGCCACAGACAGCTGAGATCGAGCAGGGCGCGGTGACGCGACACGTTGCGCGGGTCGAGTTCGAGCTCGCGGACGAGGAGTTCGAGCAACTCGTCGCCGATCTGCCCTTCGACTTCGAGTCGGATCGCCTTGTTGAACCGGCGCTTGCGCAGCTCGAGTTCGACGGCTTCGAGCAGATCGTCGGCCTCGTCCTCTTCGAGGGTCAGGTCGGCGTTGCGGGTGACCCGGAACACCGCCCACTCCTCGACCACCATGCCGACGAAGAGCGTCGAGAGGTGGGCGCCGATGACCTCTTCGGCGGGCACGAACCGGCCGTCGCCCAGCGGGATCAACCGCGGGAAGACGTCGGGCACCTTGAGCCGGACGAACCGGCGCTCGGCCGTGACGGGGTCGGCGACGTGGGCGGCGAGACTCAGCGCGAGGTTGGAGATGTACGGGAACGGGTGGCCCGGGTCGACCGCGAGCGGGGTGAGCACCGGGAAGATGCGCTGCTCGTAGAACTCGCGCATCGTGGTGCGGTCGACGTCGGACAGACGGTCCCACGAGACGATCTCGATGCCCTCGGCAGCGAACGCCGGCACGAGTTGATCGACGAAGATGTCCTCTTGCCGAGCGAGCATCTCGGGCACCTTGGCCGAGACCTCGACGAGTTGTTCGAGTGGCGTGCGGCCGTCCCACGTGCGGTCGTCGATGCCGGCCGCGACCTGGTCGCGGAGTGCGGCGACACGAACCTGGAAGAACTCATCGAGGTTGGTCGCGAAGATCGCACAGAACTTGGCTCGTTCGAGCAGCGGGATGGTCGGCTCGGCAGCCAGCTCGAGCACCCGCTCGTTGAAGTCGAGCCAGCTCAGCTCGCGATTGAGGACGCGATGGGTCAGATCGCCCATGTCATCGAACGGCGCATCGGCGAGCTCGGTCATCGATGCGTCGGGATCACGCCTCGGCGTCTTCGGGCAGACCGAGTTCCCACTCGAGCGAGATCAACTCGCGCTCGGCGTCACGGTTGATGCGCTCCTTGTTGCGCCGGAACTGCGGATCGTCGCGCGGCAACAGCACCAGCCGGGCCAGCGCCCGAGCTCGGAACTCGTCGAGGACCTGCCGCTCTCCCCAGTCGCCGTAGACCTCCCAGTGCGGTGACACCGGTCCGAGGTAGGCGATGCGGGCGTGCGCACGCGGTGCTGCTTCTTCGACGACGTCGGTCATGGCAGCGAGTGTACCGCTCGGACCGATCGACGGAACAGGGGCCGACACCGGAGGGTTGCCGCTGGCACCATC encodes:
- the ppk1 gene encoding polyphosphate kinase 1, whose product is MTELADAPFDDMGDLTHRVLNRELSWLDFNERVLELAAEPTIPLLERAKFCAIFATNLDEFFQVRVAALRDQVAAGIDDRTWDGRTPLEQLVEVSAKVPEMLARQEDIFVDQLVPAFAAEGIEIVSWDRLSDVDRTTMREFYEQRIFPVLTPLAVDPGHPFPYISNLALSLAAHVADPVTAERRFVRLKVPDVFPRLIPLGDGRFVPAEEVIGAHLSTLFVGMVVEEWAVFRVTRNADLTLEEDEADDLLEAVELELRKRRFNKAIRLEVEGQIGDELLELLVRELELDPRNVSRHRALLDLSCLWQLHSLDRPELKDRAWPPVTAGRLFLAEGTDRPIFSVMRDRAVLVHHPYESFSSSVEAFLEQAAEDPRVQSIKMTLYRAGGDSNMIKSLIRAAERGKQVAVLVELKARFDEANNVQWAKQLERAGVHVVYGMVGLKTHSKVILVVRDDGDQLRRYCHIGTGNYNSKTARLYEDLGFLTCDNEIGADATQLFNHLTGYSRSEEYRTLLVAPRDLKRQLIDLIEHEASFGAEGRITLKCNSVADIAVIDTLYEASDAGVRIDGIVRGICTMRAGVPGLSENIRVRSILGRYLEHSRIYRFEHGGADDEPMYLIGSADLMPRNLDRRVEVLVPIDHPKHREWLDQVLEFDLADDIVRWELQPDDSWERCGDPDEFGPDAQERMYRWAVERQHQSRR